A window of the Gossypium hirsutum isolate 1008001.06 chromosome A03, Gossypium_hirsutum_v2.1, whole genome shotgun sequence genome harbors these coding sequences:
- the LOC121221463 gene encoding bifunctional riboflavin biosynthesis protein RIBA 1, chloroplastic has protein sequence MASFNVSSPSTADLSRLQSSKSFKFFNGLHSTNLFLTNGCLPDLALTRLDSRSSFVIKSGGKTRAALVSGEGNILSYSNGNNATTNGTLFHDKSVGIEAQQDAIAFGTLAADAASTSNGFPIDNDDSDLDRPTEGFASILEAIEDIRQGKMVLVVDDEDRENEGDLIMAAELATPEAMAFIVKHGTGIVCVSMLEEDLERLQLPLMVNQRENEEKLRTAFTVTVDAKHGTTTGVSAHDRATTVLALASRESKPEDFNRPGHIFPLKYREGGVLKRAGHTEASIDLAVLAGLDPVAVLCEVVDDDGSMARLPKLRQFAERENLKIISIADLIRYRRKRDKLIELAGAARIPTMWGPFTAHCYRSILDGIEHIAMVKGEIGDGQNILVRVHSECLTGDIFGSARCDCGNQLGLAMKQIEAAGRGVLVYLRGHEGRGIGLGHKLRAYNLQDAGRDTVEANVELGLPVDSREYGIGAQILRDLGVRTMKLMTNNPAKYSGLKGYGLTIASRVPLLTPITRENRRYLETKRAKLGHVYGLDFNGSLNSLIIGGNGNTVAPTDAASES, from the exons ATGGCTTCTTTCAACGTATCTTCTCCTTCAACTGCAGATCTTTCTCGTCTTCA GTCATCCAAAAGTTTCAAATTCTTTAATGGATTGCACAGCACAAATCTATTCTTAACAAATGGCTGCTTACCTGATTTGGCCTTGACGCGGTTGGATAGTAGATCATCCTTTGTTATTAAAAGTGGTGGCAAAACTAGAGCTGCACTTGTATCTGGAGAAGGCAACATCCTGTCTTATTCGAATGGCAATAATGCTACAACAAATGGTACCCTCTTCCATGATAAATCGGTAGGGATTGAAGCACAACAAGATGCAATAGCATTTGGAACTCTTGCGGCCGATGCTGCTTCTACAAGTAATGGCTTTCCGATTGATAATGATGATTCTGATTTGGATCGTCCAACTGAAGGTTTTGCTTCCATCCTTGAGGCAATCGAGGACATTCGCCAGGGCAAG ATGGTATTGGTTGTAGATGATGAAGACAGAGAGAATGAAGGAGATCTTATAATGGCAGCTGAGTTGGCGACACCGGAAGCAATGGCCTTTATTGTGAAGCATGGAACTGGGATCGTTTGTGTGAGCATGCTAGAGGAAGATCTGGAGAGGTTGCAGCTTCCTTTGATGGTGAACcaaagagaaaatgaagagaaactCCGCACTGCATTCACAGTTACAGTG GATGCAAAACATGGTACTACAACTGGTGTATCAGCTCATGATAGAGCAACAACAGTATTGGCCCTTGCTTCTAGAGAATCCAAACCTGAGGACTTCAACCGACCGGGTCACATTTTCCCACTGAAGTATAGGGAAGGTGGTGTCCTAAAAAGAGCTGGGCATACAGAAGCTTCTATTGATCTTGCAGTGCTAGCTGGACTGGACCCTGTTGCAGTTCTCTGTGAGGTTGTAGATGATGATGGATCCATGGCTAGATTACCAAAGCTTCGCCAATTTGCTGAGCGGGAGAACTTGAAAATTATATCCATAGCTGATTtaattag GTATAGGAGAAAGAGGGATAAATTAATTGAGCTTGCTGGTGCTGCACGGATTCCAACTATGTGGGGGCCATTCACCGCCCATTGTTACAGGTCGATATTGGATGGGATTGAGCATATAGCAATGGTTAAG GGTGAGATTGGAGATGGGCAAAATATTCTTGTGAGGGTTCACTCGGAATGCCTCACGGGAGACATATTTGGATCCGCTAGATGTGACTGTGGGAATCAGCTTGGCCTTGCAATGAAACAGATTGAGGCTGCTGGCAGAGGTGTTTTGGTATACCTTCGTGGACATGAAGGCAGGGGAATTGGTTTGGGCCACAAGCTTCGTGCATATAATCTTCAGGACGCTGGTCGTGACACAGTCGAAGCAAATGTGGAACTTGGATTGCCCGTTGATTCAAGAGAATATGGCATTGGCGCACAG ATACTGAGGGATCTTGGCGTGCGAACGATGAAACTGATGACTAACAATCCGGCCAAGTACAGTGGACTCAAGGGTTATGGATTAACAATAGCAAGCAGGGT